From the bacterium genome, the window GGCACTGGGTCGCGGCGAGCAGGTAGGCGTCGGTCGCCAGCAGGTCGAATTCGGCGAGTTCGTCCGGGTCGGGGCTGGCGCGCCACCAGCGGCGGTCGCGCAGGCGGGCGAGGCCCTGGGCCAGCGCGTCGGGGTGGTAGTCGCGGACCTGCAGGCCGTCGGCGTCGAGGCCGGCCAGGGCCGCGCTCAGCGAATCGGCCACGACCAGCGGGCCGCGGTCGCCGGTCCAGGCCGGCGCGTGGTCGCGCCCCTGGTAGAACTGCAGGACGAGGTCGGGCCGGTGCAGGCGCTCGCCGAGCGCCACCACGACCGGGACCGTCACGACCGGCGCCGCCGCGACCGAATCCGTCGCGACCGAATCCGCCGCGACCGCCTCCAGCCGACGCCGCAGCCGTTCGCCGACGCGGCCGCCCCGGGCCTCGTCCTCGGCGCACAGCGCGGGGACGGAAGCCAGCGTCGCCAGCAGCACCAGCAGGGTCGTCTTGCGGGTCATGAGTACCGCCGGGAATGTCGCGCCGTCGCCGGGCGCCGACCGGTTGCGCGCCAACCGGCTGCCGCCGGTGCGGGTGCGCGCGGGCGGGAAGCTAGCACATCCACCCCGTTTCGTACAGGGCGGGAGTCCGCGGGGCGGCGGCCGCCGCTCAGCCGGCGGTCGGCGGCTCCGGCGTCGCGCCCCGCTCCGGGGCGCTGAACTCCTCGACGTGGTGCCGCACGACCTTCCCCTCGGACATGTAGATGACGTCCTCGGCGATGTTGGTGGCATGGTCGGCGATGCGCTCGAGCTGGCGCGAGATGGAGAGCTGCTGGAGGTAGAAGTCCACCTGCAGGGGGTGCTCGCGGATCCCCGCCTGCACCTGCCCGTACATCCCGCGGTTGATGGCGTCGACCTCGTCGTCCATGGCGCAGACGTCCCGCGCGCGGGCCGGGTCGACGTTGACCAGGGCGTCGAGCGCGGTGTGCAGCATCTCCTGGGCCCGCGTCGCCATGCCCACGAAGTCGAAGGTCGTCGTCGCCTCCTCGTGCGGGGCCAGGTGGATGGCGCGCTCCGCGATGTTCACGGCCAGGTCGCCGATGCGCTCGAGGTCGTTGTTGATCTTCAGGACCGTCACCAGGAAGCGCAGGTCGCTCGCCACGGGCTGGTGCAGCGCCAGGATCTTCAGGCACTCCTCCTCGACCCGCACCTCGCGCTCGTCGATGGCGCGGTCGCCCGCCAGCACGGCGCGGGCCAGGGCCGGGTCGTGCTCCTGCACGGCGCGCACGGCCAGCCACACGGCCTCCTCGACGGTGGCGCTGAGGGCCAGCACCTGCACCTTGAGGCGCTCGATCTCGCGCCGCAGATGGACCGACATGTTCCCCTCCGTCGCCGCTATCCGAAGCGGCCTGTGATGTA encodes:
- the phoU gene encoding phosphate signaling complex protein PhoU; this translates as MSVHLRREIERLKVQVLALSATVEEAVWLAVRAVQEHDPALARAVLAGDRAIDEREVRVEEECLKILALHQPVASDLRFLVTVLKINNDLERIGDLAVNIAERAIHLAPHEEATTTFDFVGMATRAQEMLHTALDALVNVDPARARDVCAMDDEVDAINRGMYGQVQAGIREHPLQVDFYLQQLSISRQLERIADHATNIAEDVIYMSEGKVVRHHVEEFSAPERGATPEPPTAG